In Drechmeria coniospora strain ARSEF 6962 chromosome 03, whole genome shotgun sequence, the DNA window ccgccgccgccaaggacgccgccggggatgtcgacatggccgacgcgccgccgccggagacgCCCCCTTCCTCGGCGAACAAGTACCCCCAGTTTGCCCAgatcgaggcggccgtcgtcgcctccctcgaccggctcgtcAACGAAacgaccgaggccgacctcgccgacacCACGACGCAGCTCTCGGGcgccctcaccctcgccctctGCCACATCAGCAAGGCCTCGCTGTCGCTgggcgccgcctcgtccgccgccggcgccgccgccggtccgCCGCCCGACGCTGCCAACGCCCTGCCGCCCTTGAAGGCCCGGATCCTCGTCATCTCCGTCTCCGACTCGGAGCCCGCCCAGTACATACCGACCATGAACGCCGTCTTTGCCGCCGCTCACGCCCAGGTCGCCATCGacaccctcgccctcgccggcaacCCCACCTTCCTTCAGCAGGCGTCCTTCAACACGGACGGCACCTTTCTCGCCGCCTCGAACCCCCAGGGCCTGCTGACCTACCTCATGTTCGGCCTCATCGCCGACACCGAGGCCCGCAAGTCTCTCATCACCCCGACGCAGGACATTGTCGACTTTCGCGCCGCCTGCTTCTGCCACggcaacgtcgtcgacacggGCTTCGTCTGCTCCGTCTGCCTGAGCATATTCTGCGAGCTGCCCGACAACGCCGAATGCTTGACGTGCGGCACCAAGCTGGCCTTGGGCAAGTACGGGTcgaagccggccgtcgtgccccggaggaggaagaagaagaagcgcatcgtcaacggcaacggACGAGAAGAGACGGGGAGCGCCGTGGGAACGCCGCGCCCTTGAGGCCGCCGCAAGGCCATCCACCGGACCGTCGAGTTTGCTCCGTGCGCCGACAGCTACCCGCGCCGAGAGTGTCGTCTGTCCCGGCCTGCGCAAGCATGCGTGTCTTGCTGCGTCTCGCAACGCCATCGTGCCAatgccgaggcggcgcaGCCGGATGAAGCGCCACGGGATGCAGCGTCACGGGATGCAGCGCCGCGAGATGCAGCGCGACACGATGCAGCGGCCTCTACGACTACCAGCGGCCTCTACGACTACCAGCGGCCTCTACGAATACCAGCGGCTCCATACCCATCGGCCGCTCTGGTGGTCTAGGCGAGGGAGGGCAAAGGAGAAAATAAAAGTCATTCGTATAGGATTGCGCCTGCTCAAGGGGTACAGCTGCTCAAGGGGTACAGCTGCTCAAGGGGTATAGCTGCTCAAGGGGTATAGCTACTCGTCGCATAAAACGCAGCGCTTCCCTCGCCGTTGTCCAGCCCCTGGCTGATGGTCGTACCTCGCtgggtcgccgaggccaatCACACCCTCGTGCCCCCCGTACCCTATCCTCGATGCCTCGATGCCCGGGCCCTGCGCCCGTCAGCCGATTCGGATCCTGCGACCACCCTTGGCAATCTGATCGCCTTCTCCGAGCCGG includes these proteins:
- a CDS encoding Transcription factor Tfb4, with translation MDAVDSSNHYEVTIAAETPSLLSVILDTNPRAWAALQDRLPLSSALASILVFINAHLAFSNTNQVAVIAAHVDRALWLYPSPPTTTKNGPADDAAAAAAKDAAGDVDMADAPPPETPPSSANKYPQFAQIEAAVVASLDRLVNETTEADLADTTTQLSGALTLALCHISKASLSLGAASSAAGAAAGPPPDAANALPPLKARILVISVSDSEPAQYIPTMNAVFAAAHAQVAIDTLALAGNPTFLQQASFNTDGTFLAASNPQGLLTYLMFGLIADTEARKSLITPTQDIVDFRAACFCHGNVVDTGFVCSVCLSIFCELPDNAECLTCGTKLALGKYGSKPAVVPRRRKKKKRIVNGNGREETGSAVGTPRP